Proteins co-encoded in one Daphnia carinata strain CSIRO-1 chromosome 3, CSIRO_AGI_Dcar_HiC_V3, whole genome shotgun sequence genomic window:
- the LOC130698519 gene encoding centrosomal and chromosomal factor-like, producing the protein MSALCAFPPLIPAGGGVYSAGYMADVSSSNSNRSSSFSAYSNAMATSQQSRISSASIPAYGSTFGAFHQQPTTAVGAGKSTVMKMTQPESAWSSRTTSSTTVDVPPAAKRRCTDKMRSTTAAVWSDQHAQIWPSSASSIPSSVCPSGCTMCHMQQQQQQQQQHYPSLNGFQQAYDCRRPLQEKHQNREESLVASNMAAVGHLKSAMKSADTTTTVRMPNVNRSLSVDPKKDYSAPLHVDCSVEYDLPRIVRPPPGAQPLLILAPPRPSAVTSLATPTVGYHPSTWTTTANSLSHPPQWNHQQQGVGTRIKSDKPSAASVKTHPAAIQQQQKLNSTISGAIRNSTGGGVPCGCPSCCLAARPGPPPNVYAGPTGGGGGAGWMNQHWSPPAGATASSAGFNYAPPQQQQQQQQQQQQPTYQMAAFHNIDPQQQQPQPQTVINRRRKRSPEVIPSSGGGMSTTSDKMQRLYSTAQWMPNPSSIQAAAEAAFVAAAAAAAAAASHRYVTSSPAWMHASAQPLKFHC; encoded by the exons ATGTCGGCTTTGTGTGCGTTTCCTCCATTAATTCCGGCCGGCGGAGGTGTTTATTCAGCCGGTTACATGGCTGACGTCAGCAGCAGCAATTCGAATCGCAGCAGCTCTTTCTCTGCTTATTCCAACGCGATGGCGACATCACAACAGTCTCGAATCTCTTCGGCATCTATTCCGGCTTACGGAAGCACTTTTGGTGCCTTTCACCAGCAACCAACAACGGCCGTTGGCGCTGGCAAATCGACCGTCATGAAAATGACTCAACCCGAATCCGCTTGGTCGTCACGAACAACGTCATCAACGACAGTGGATGTGCCTCCGGCTGCCAAACGACGATGCACCGATAAGATGCGTTCGACGACGGCAGCAGTCTGGTCTGATCAACACGCTCAAATTTGGCCGTCGTCAGCCTCGTCCATTCCGTCCAGTGTTTGCCCGTCTGGTTGCACCATGTGTCAcatgcaacagcagcagcagcaacaacaacaacattatcCGTCGTTGAATGGATTCCAACAGGCGTACGATTGCAGACGGCCATTGCAAGAGAAACATCAGAATCGCGAGGAATCGTTAGTGGCCAGCAACATGGCGGCCGTTGGCCATTTGAAATCTGCAATGAAATCAGCTGATACGACGACCACCGTGCGGATGCCAAATGTCAATCGGAGCCTGTCGGTGGATCCGAAGAAGGATTATTCGGCGCCGTTGCACGTTGATTGCAGCGTTGAATACGACTTGCCACGGATCGTGCGTCCGCCACCCGGCGCCCAGCCGCTCCTGATCCTCGCTCCTCCTCGTCCGTCTGCTGTGACGTCGTTGGCCACGCCTACTGTTGGCTATCATCCGTCGACGTGGACGACGACGGCCAACTCGCTGTCCCATCCGCCCCAGTGGAATCACCAACAGCAGGGGGTAGGCACTCGTATCAAAAGTGACAAGCCATCCGCCGCATCCGTCAAGACTCATCCGGCAGCCATTCAGCAACAACAGAAACTCAACTCTACGA TTTCAGGTGCCATCCGGAATTCCACCGGTGGAGGAGTTCCATGCGGATGCCCGTCTTGTTGTTTGGCGGCTCGTCCCGGTCCTCCTCCCAATGTTTATGCGGGGCCAAcgggcggcggcggcggcgcgGGTTGGATGAACCAACATTGGAGTCCTCCGGCCGGCGCCACCGCCTCTTCCGCCGGATTCAATTACGCCCCaccacaacagcaacaacagcagcaacaacaacaacaacagcccaCTTACCAGATGGCCGCTTTTCACAATATCGATccgcaacagcaacaaccgCAACCGCAGACGGTGATCAATAGGCGCCGGAAGCGTTCACCCGAAGTGATTCCATCGTCTGGTGGTGGCATGTCTACCACGTCCGATAAAATGCAGCGACTCTATTCGACGGCCCAATGGATGCCGAATCCATCGTCGATTCAGGCCGCGGCCGAAGCGGCTTTTGTGGCCGCTGCAGCCGCTGCTGCGGCCGCCGCAAGTCACCGTTACGTCACGTCCTCACCAGCCTGGATGCATGCATCCGCTCAGCCTCTCAAGTTTCACTGctga
- the LOC130698508 gene encoding uncharacterized protein LOC130698508 — MERYFIIVIDDVNNKNEIVKWKHDFQVVKDYQSSMVKSSRAPNAGQLVQNQSSIQWAVCLTNSHKIIKGLGVEVFQEFLSSSFIADIPSDPWDEKAFNNLKNYAIDIIIQKEDCPEFWKSFSLCNNVKIFHKQEFAILCIGINHQLFWRGSLKMRDPQNPNHFRHLEHAELSYGFDSLDLLISQIRGECFPFIAAPRKTFCSFLELVGSFDADSVPFIFYTSTSLVLSIEEADSFWKAMDENVSFLFRLDYTTEEVEHRGKETTSQSLYFLSHWTDSELRLYLLKGADQLQNMANVYVGHCSTIAFSVPKVSATEHTIVPAASDYLRVDRLEKEIRRLQLHALQTWIKENGSIDLPTVNELLDEVALAVAKQHHRFTAKFEPQKNEWPEFSEAEVLKWKLEKKMVTEIDRPATMNNRLLQPGSNGRTVSVDVNSLLRCFNKKQQPNRSPKKTRPESIVSTRLKPTCDVETARKTEWPLSVNLKYHGINYNRSVEDEKAEKQRSEYQDKWVPPETASATWCNPWSINSSTSYQLSAKNRPPALASSSGVVAARTPKKNQQPHDLAQLRKSPRLLAKSGGLTRTSNRTTPSKKNNNERAAAFPKDTFKQQLKAVIIKVLGDQQITTKDPLFRTCANKLSVICMALLNDSKSEVTPRQMYQVAKSQAKQVLQFVKP; from the exons ATGGAACGATATTTTATAATTGTGATTGATGATgttaacaataaaaacgagatAG tgaAATGGAAACATGATTTTCAAGTTGTGAAGGATTATCAGAGTTCTATGGTGAAATCATCTCGAGCACCAAATGCCGGCCAGTTAGTCCAGAACCAATCTTCGATTCAGTGGGCTGTTTGCTTGACGAATTCTCACAAAATAATTAAAGGCTTAGGAGTTGAAGTGTTCCAAGAATTTCTTTCCAGCAGTTTCATTGCAGACATACCATCTGACCCATGGGATGAGAAGGCTTTCAATAATTTAAAGAACTACGCCATTGacataataatacaaaaggAAGATTGTCCTGAATTTTGGAAATCATTTAGTCTGTGCAACAACGTAAAGATATTTCATAAACAAGAGTTTGCCATATTGTGCATAGGTATAAACCATCAACTGTTTTGGCGTGGATCTTTGAAAATGAGAGATCCTCAAAATCCTAACCATTTCAGACATCTTGAACATGCTGAACTCAGTTATGGCTTTGACTCTCTGGATCTGCTCATAAGTCAAATAAGGGGTGAATGTTTCCCGTTTATTGCGGCACCG aggaaaacattttgttcatttttggaACTGGTCGGCTCATTTGATGCCGACAGTGTACCGTTCATTTTCTATACCTCAACGTCTTTGGTACTATCAATAGAAGAAGCAGATTCGTTCTGGAAAGCAATGGATGAAAAC GTTTCATTTCTGTTTCGCCTTGACTACACAACTGAGGAAGTGGAACATCGGGGAAAGGAAACGACGTCGCAATCCCTTTATTTCTTGAGTCACTGGACCGACAGTGAATTGAGGCTTTATCTACTGAAAGGAGCCGATCAACTGCAAAATATGGCAAATGTTTACGTCGGACATTGTTCAACGATCGCTTTCTCAGTGCCTAAGGTTTCCGCAACTGAGCACACCATAGTTCCGGCTGCGTCAGACTACTTACGAGTGGATcgattagaaaaagaaatccggCGGTTGCAGTTGCATGCGCTTCAAACGTGGATTAAAGAGAATGGTTCCATTGACCTGCCTACAGTGAACGAACTGTTGGACGAAGTCGCGTTAGCCGTGGCAAAACAACACCATCGATTCACAGCCAAATTCGAGCCACAGAAAAACGAGTGGCCGGAATTCTCAGAAGCCGAAGTTCTCAAATGGAAGTTGGAAAAGAAGATGGTTACCGAAATTGACCGGCCTGCTACTATGAACAATCGCTTATTACAACCTGGCTCCAATGGCCGTACCGTCTCAGTCGATGTCAACAGTTTGCTACGTtgtttcaacaaaaaacagcAACCCAATCGCTCTCCCAAAAAGACTCGTCCTGAAAGCATCGTCTCGACACGATTGAAACCGACGTGTGATGTGGAAACAGCCCGGAAGACGGAATGGCCCTTGAGCGTCAATTTAAAATATCACGGGATCAA TTATAATCGCAGCGTGGAAGATGAGAAAGCTGAGAAACAGCGATCTGAATACCAGGACAAGTGGGTACCTCCCGAGACAGCGTCAGCAACGTGGTGTAACCCGTGGTCGATCAACAGTTCGACTTCCTATCAGCTGTCAGCCAAAAACCGTCCGCCGGCTTTAGCTTCGAGCTCTGGTGTGGTTGCAGCCCGAACGCCGAAGAAGAATCAACAACCGCATGACCTCGCGCAGCTCCGCAAGTCTCCCCGTCTGTTGGCCAAAAGCGGCGGACTAACTCGAACGAGTAATCGAACGACGCCttccaagaaaaacaacaacgaacgAGCTGCCGCGTTCCCAAAGGACACATTCAAGCAGCAGCTGAAAGCCGTCATCATTAAAGTTTTGGGCGATCAGCAGATCACCACGAAAGATCCGCTCTTCCGCACCTGCGCCAACAAGCTCTCAGTAATTTGCATGGCGTTGCTCAACGATTCCAAAAGCGAGGTGACGCCTCGTCAGATGTATCAAGTCGCCAAGTCGCAAGCCAAACAAGTCCTTCAATTCGTCAAGccttaa